The Chryseolinea soli genome contains a region encoding:
- a CDS encoding WG repeat-containing protein: MKMKSFFSVLVAVALSVTAFAQTLVTQVKPAGGKKWGYADLKGDLIIPAQYEKCYQFSADGWAPIYDTDNRQYFFINTKGEKLPTELKKFKLIDGFGFDLKGFADGLVPVKDGEKWGFLNTQGKVAIPAKYDNVTDFNGGFVPVKVGDKYFILNTKGEETPVDASITDVKTFSEKLAPCRTADKKAGFLGTDGKIAIAPQFESVGYFRGGLAWAKTADKKVGYINTKGDWVIKPTFDTGKDFDPKSGMARVKDAGGWAYVSTSGNVLKVPDTDLWGDFSNGLAQGRKNGKFGFFNTKGEWVIEPQFDGSRDFVNGYAAAKKDELWGMIDASGNWVIQPKFDGIKDMELVK; the protein is encoded by the coding sequence ATGAAAATGAAGTCTTTCTTTAGTGTCTTGGTTGCGGTCGCCCTGTCGGTCACAGCCTTCGCGCAAACACTGGTCACACAAGTAAAGCCGGCCGGTGGCAAGAAATGGGGATACGCCGATCTGAAAGGCGACCTCATCATCCCCGCGCAATATGAAAAATGCTACCAGTTTTCAGCCGATGGCTGGGCACCCATTTACGACACTGACAACCGGCAATATTTTTTCATCAACACCAAAGGCGAAAAGCTGCCGACCGAGCTCAAGAAGTTTAAACTCATAGACGGCTTTGGCTTCGACCTCAAAGGTTTTGCCGACGGACTGGTGCCCGTCAAGGACGGTGAAAAATGGGGCTTCCTGAACACCCAAGGCAAGGTGGCCATCCCCGCCAAATACGATAACGTGACCGACTTCAACGGGGGTTTTGTGCCCGTGAAAGTGGGCGACAAATATTTTATCCTCAACACCAAAGGTGAAGAAACACCGGTAGACGCCAGCATCACCGACGTGAAGACCTTCTCCGAAAAATTGGCCCCCTGCAGAACCGCCGACAAGAAAGCAGGTTTCCTCGGCACCGACGGAAAGATCGCCATCGCGCCCCAATTCGAAAGCGTGGGCTACTTCCGGGGTGGCCTGGCGTGGGCAAAGACAGCCGACAAAAAAGTGGGCTACATCAACACCAAAGGCGACTGGGTCATAAAGCCGACGTTTGACACCGGCAAAGATTTCGATCCCAAAAGCGGCATGGCGCGCGTAAAGGATGCCGGCGGCTGGGCCTACGTGAGCACCTCCGGCAATGTGCTCAAGGTGCCCGACACCGACTTATGGGGAGACTTCTCCAACGGCTTGGCCCAAGGCCGCAAGAACGGCAAGTTCGGCTTCTTCAACACCAAGGGCGAGTGGGTCATCGAACCCCAGTTTGACGGCTCCCGCGATTTTGTGAACGGCTATGCCGCTGCCAAAAAAGACGAGCTCTGGGGCATGATCGATGCATCGGGCAACTGGGTGATCCAACCGAAATTCGACGGCATCAAAGACATGGAGCTCGTGAAGTAA
- a CDS encoding SPFH domain-containing protein, whose protein sequence is MGLWDKLKNELIDIIEWKDDTNNTMVWRFPRYQDEIKNGAQLTVRESQVAVFVNEGQIADVFKPGRYELTTQNMPILTTLRGWKYGFNSPFKVDIFFVNTKNFTDNKWGTKNPIMLRDAEFGPIRLRAFGSFAIKVTDAGKFIKEIAGTQAHFTTDEVTEQLRNLVVTRFSDAIGESKIPVLDLAANYDELSKFISGKINPEFGEYGLEVTKFLVENISLPTEVEQALDKRSSMGILGNLNQYAQFQAANAMEAAAKNPGGDAGAGIGMGMGFAMAQQMGQAFNAQNQQSPQGPPPLPGSVQYFVAVNGQQQGPFNLAALQQMTQQGSLTRETLVWKQGMAGWTKASDAPDLGSLFGAIPPPLPPQ, encoded by the coding sequence ATGGGCCTCTGGGATAAACTTAAAAATGAACTCATCGACATCATTGAGTGGAAAGACGACACCAACAACACGATGGTGTGGCGTTTTCCGCGCTACCAGGATGAAATCAAGAATGGAGCACAGCTCACCGTGCGCGAGAGCCAGGTGGCGGTGTTTGTAAACGAAGGCCAGATCGCCGATGTGTTCAAGCCCGGCCGATACGAGCTCACCACCCAAAACATGCCCATCCTGACCACGCTGCGCGGATGGAAATATGGCTTCAACAGCCCGTTCAAGGTGGACATCTTCTTTGTGAACACGAAGAACTTTACCGACAACAAGTGGGGCACCAAAAACCCCATCATGTTGCGCGACGCCGAGTTCGGCCCCATCCGCCTGCGGGCTTTTGGCTCGTTTGCCATCAAGGTGACCGACGCCGGAAAATTCATCAAAGAGATCGCCGGCACGCAGGCCCACTTCACCACCGACGAGGTGACGGAGCAACTGCGCAACCTGGTGGTGACACGCTTTTCGGATGCCATCGGCGAAAGCAAAATACCCGTGCTGGATCTGGCCGCGAACTATGATGAACTTTCGAAATTCATCAGCGGCAAGATCAATCCCGAGTTTGGCGAATACGGTTTGGAAGTGACCAAGTTCCTGGTGGAAAACATTTCGCTTCCCACGGAAGTGGAACAAGCCCTGGACAAACGGAGCAGCATGGGCATCTTGGGCAACCTCAACCAATACGCTCAGTTTCAAGCCGCCAATGCCATGGAAGCCGCTGCCAAAAATCCCGGTGGCGATGCCGGCGCAGGCATCGGCATGGGCATGGGCTTTGCCATGGCCCAACAAATGGGACAAGCTTTCAACGCGCAAAATCAACAATCGCCGCAAGGTCCCCCACCCCTTCCGGGTAGCGTTCAATATTTTGTGGCCGTCAATGGCCAGCAGCAAGGCCCGTTCAACCTCGCCGCCCTGCAACAAATGACCCAGCAAGGCTCACTAACCCGCGAGACCCTGGTGTGGAAGCAAGGCATGGCCGGCTGGACAAAAGCAAGCGACGCTCCCGACTTAGGAAGTCTGTTTGGCGCAATTCCCCCGCCGCTACCCCCTCAATAA
- a CDS encoding TM0106 family RecB-like putative nuclease produces MRYVSGILYLAATDLSNYLGCKHLSQLDRAVANKDLAKPDWFDPALAVLAKRGEQHEAAYVEHLRQKGLTLVDLKNKPTEETVKAMAAGVDVITQATLSEGVWTGNADILLKIPGTSRFGDWSYEVQDTKLSQNTRAATILQLCLYTDLLERLQGHTPWKMYVVKPGDDFPTDEFLFTDFRAYYALIRKNFETVMLGPALNIYPDPVAHCAICRWWKHCDTRRHDDDHLSLIAGIRTAHRQELQHQQIDTLEQFAQLTLPLPEKPKRGNAEAYVSLHDQARIQWEGRVQDKLLYKTLAPEPGRGFFRLPEPDKGDVYFDIEGDPFFGSGGLEYLLGYAFQDDTGTLTYRAHWAMDVVTEKKIFEQFIDVIMDRWRRYPNFYVYHYGIYEPGAMKRLANRHSTRADEVDQLLRAERFIDLHMVIRESLKASVEHYSLKDLEKFTIYQRQIELPTAGACRRALERALELNEVPSLSNDIREVVERYNEDDCRATQALHLWLEARRSELIASGISIVRPESKTGEASDNVRDIQTRALALFKGLTAKLPEDRETWTDIHKGKWLLAHLIDYFRREDKSAWWDYFRVHEMDREALLEERKGLAGLEYIGPVITPAKTKVPVHRYSYPPQEVSMDEDDELHEVKGAKIGSVYAIHLSRYTIDIKKTAKTADRHPQAVHVMERIDPGALVTSIMDLANDIIEDGLDNDWPHRAAKHLLLKKKPRLLTPIDGPLLSPQEDPGQGAIRLALQLDKSVLAIQGPPGTGKTHTGADMILALVRAGKKVGVTAVGHKVIRNLLEKVLEHAAKQNLSVSCVHKVTDKSETPTAGITEVTKTEEAIQALGQGKIVGGTAWLWADKKAAGTLDYLFVDEAGQMSLSQVLAATPSAHNLILLGDPQQLEQPQRGAHPEGSDVAALTYLLDGHQTIPDDRGIFLGITRRLHPNLCTFTSELFYESRLKSLPGLENQQIHGPVPFTGGGLYYVPVEHEGCQSRSDEEIAVITNIVETLTSRGATWTDAEGVVSPLTKNDILIVAPYNAQVSGLREKLPDVRTGTVDKFQGQQAPVVIYSMTASSTEDAPRGMSFLYNPNRLNVATSRAKCICILVASPRLLEPECHTIDQMKWANALCRFGEMATRVEL; encoded by the coding sequence ATGCGTTACGTTTCCGGCATTTTATATTTAGCGGCTACCGATCTCTCCAACTACCTCGGCTGCAAACACCTGTCGCAACTCGATCGCGCCGTCGCCAACAAGGATTTGGCAAAGCCCGATTGGTTCGACCCTGCTTTGGCCGTGTTGGCCAAACGTGGCGAGCAACATGAAGCGGCCTACGTGGAACACCTGCGCCAAAAGGGACTCACCCTCGTTGACCTGAAAAACAAACCGACGGAAGAAACCGTGAAGGCGATGGCCGCGGGTGTGGATGTGATCACGCAAGCGACACTATCGGAAGGCGTCTGGACCGGTAATGCCGATATTCTTTTAAAAATTCCCGGCACCAGCCGGTTTGGCGACTGGTCGTATGAGGTGCAGGACACCAAGCTCTCTCAAAACACCCGCGCCGCCACCATCCTGCAACTGTGTCTCTATACGGACTTGCTAGAGCGGTTGCAGGGTCACACACCGTGGAAAATGTATGTGGTGAAACCCGGAGATGATTTCCCTACCGACGAATTTTTGTTTACCGACTTCCGGGCCTACTATGCGTTGATCCGTAAAAATTTTGAAACGGTCATGCTCGGCCCCGCATTAAACATCTATCCCGATCCCGTAGCGCACTGCGCCATTTGTCGCTGGTGGAAACACTGCGACACCCGCCGCCACGACGACGATCACCTGTCGCTTATCGCCGGCATCCGCACCGCCCACCGCCAGGAGTTGCAGCATCAACAGATCGACACCCTGGAACAATTTGCACAATTGACTCTACCCCTTCCCGAAAAACCAAAGCGCGGAAACGCCGAGGCGTATGTTTCGTTGCACGATCAAGCGCGCATTCAATGGGAAGGACGCGTACAAGACAAACTCCTTTACAAAACACTGGCACCCGAGCCGGGCCGGGGCTTCTTTCGTCTGCCCGAACCCGACAAAGGCGATGTATATTTTGACATTGAAGGCGATCCCTTCTTCGGCAGCGGCGGCCTGGAATATTTGTTGGGCTATGCCTTCCAGGACGACACCGGAACGTTGACCTACCGCGCACATTGGGCGATGGACGTTGTGACCGAGAAGAAGATCTTTGAACAATTCATCGACGTGATCATGGATCGCTGGCGGCGCTATCCCAACTTCTATGTCTATCACTATGGCATTTACGAACCCGGCGCCATGAAACGCCTGGCCAACCGCCACAGCACACGTGCCGACGAAGTAGACCAATTGCTGCGGGCAGAACGGTTTATCGATCTCCACATGGTGATCCGCGAGAGCCTCAAAGCCAGCGTGGAGCACTATTCTCTGAAAGACCTGGAAAAATTCACAATCTATCAACGCCAGATCGAACTACCCACCGCCGGTGCTTGCCGCCGCGCATTGGAACGCGCTCTGGAACTCAACGAAGTGCCCTCGCTTTCAAACGACATCCGGGAAGTGGTGGAGCGCTACAACGAAGACGACTGCCGTGCCACGCAAGCCCTGCACCTGTGGCTCGAAGCACGACGAAGCGAATTGATTGCTTCCGGCATTTCCATCGTCCGTCCCGAATCAAAGACGGGCGAGGCCAGCGATAATGTGCGCGACATCCAGACACGGGCGCTGGCACTTTTCAAAGGCCTAACGGCCAAGCTACCGGAAGACCGCGAAACCTGGACGGACATACACAAAGGGAAATGGCTGCTGGCCCACCTGATCGACTACTTCCGGCGCGAAGACAAAAGCGCGTGGTGGGATTATTTCCGCGTGCACGAAATGGACCGCGAGGCCTTGCTGGAAGAGCGAAAAGGCCTTGCAGGGTTGGAGTATATCGGCCCCGTGATCACACCCGCTAAAACCAAGGTGCCCGTGCACCGCTACAGCTATCCCCCGCAAGAGGTGAGCATGGATGAGGACGACGAGTTGCATGAAGTGAAGGGCGCCAAGATCGGCAGCGTGTATGCCATCCATTTGAGCCGTTACACCATCGACATCAAGAAGACCGCGAAGACTGCCGACCGGCACCCGCAAGCCGTGCACGTGATGGAACGCATCGACCCCGGCGCGCTCGTCACCTCCATTATGGACCTGGCCAACGACATCATCGAAGACGGTCTCGACAACGACTGGCCGCATCGCGCCGCCAAACACCTGCTGTTAAAGAAAAAGCCACGACTGTTAACGCCCATCGACGGACCGCTGCTCTCGCCACAAGAAGATCCGGGGCAAGGGGCCATACGACTGGCGTTGCAATTAGATAAAAGTGTGCTTGCCATCCAGGGACCCCCGGGCACCGGCAAAACCCACACCGGCGCCGACATGATCCTGGCCCTCGTGCGCGCCGGAAAAAAAGTCGGGGTCACGGCCGTGGGACACAAGGTGATCCGCAACTTGCTGGAGAAAGTATTGGAACATGCTGCAAAGCAAAATCTCTCCGTGAGCTGCGTTCACAAAGTGACGGACAAAAGCGAAACCCCTACGGCGGGCATCACCGAGGTAACAAAAACGGAAGAAGCTATTCAAGCCTTAGGCCAGGGAAAAATTGTCGGTGGAACGGCATGGCTATGGGCCGACAAGAAAGCTGCCGGCACATTGGATTATTTATTTGTGGACGAAGCCGGGCAGATGTCACTCAGCCAGGTGTTGGCCGCAACGCCCTCGGCACATAATCTTATTCTGCTTGGCGATCCGCAGCAATTGGAACAACCCCAACGCGGCGCCCACCCTGAAGGCAGCGACGTGGCCGCGCTCACCTACCTGCTGGATGGCCACCAAACCATTCCCGACGACCGCGGTATTTTTCTGGGCATCACACGACGCCTGCATCCCAACCTGTGCACCTTCACCTCCGAACTCTTTTACGAGAGTCGCTTGAAATCGCTCCCCGGGTTGGAGAACCAACAGATCCATGGTCCCGTACCGTTCACGGGTGGCGGACTGTATTATGTCCCCGTCGAGCATGAAGGCTGTCAAAGCCGGTCGGACGAAGAGATCGCAGTCATCACGAACATCGTGGAAACATTAACGAGTCGTGGCGCGACCTGGACCGATGCAGAAGGTGTGGTGTCGCCGCTTACGAAAAATGATATTCTTATCGTCGCGCCTTACAACGCGCAGGTTAGCGGGCTGCGTGAAAAATTACCCGATGTGAGAACGGGTACGGTCGACAAGTTCCAGGGGCAGCAGGCGCCCGTGGTGATCTATTCCATGACCGCGTCGTCGACGGAAGATGCGCCGCGGGGGATGAGCTTTCTTTACAATCCCAATCGCCTCAATGTGGCGACCAGTCGCGCGAAGTGCATTTGCATTTTGGTGGCCTCCCCCCGGTTGCTGGAACCTGAATGTCATACCATCGACCAGATGAAATGGGCCAATGCGTTGTGCCGGTTTGGGGAGATGGCCACGCGGGTGGAGTTGTAG
- a CDS encoding sensor histidine kinase encodes MRNLNIFKKLFFSHTIIGLLAIVMLSAIVYVLVGEILIQRTLDQLSSINILKKELIENHFFRSQQNLEALSLEDKFLHVRQRLIQEKKTEGDHDLSDLYNICRLYNFRNLHLFDADHTQLFSTDSAMYPDGLMQRVETVVAKEPNRLWIIDASPAIGDKQTFLFYYVPIMEDQKRAGIVLVQENFEKIQRILLETTGMGSTGESYIVGDDYVMRSTSRFLLNAPPGSVRVETDAARNSFKDLSGRGIVTDYRGERALSVYRVADVPGLTWAIISEIDLSEAMEPIIRLRNYLIAITLIVLLFILVVTYFVSNAIAQPILQLREIIVTLSKGMIPSGNRRITSSDEMGQMANAIYQLTEGLERTTTFAKEIGSGNFNTSFTTLSDKDTLGLALIHMRDALRGMNERELKSARERAATLLEGQENERRRIIKELHDGVGQLLTAIRMRVDALEGNTVWKEEIKGHINDTIAEVKRISYNVMPQALVDFGLEAALKGLCDTVRKYATFTIDFRYVKEFEHSLNFEVNIALFRIAQEGLNNVVKHAEATHVNLHLLDNEDEVYMLLEDDGKGFDMRAAGQQGGQGLRNIKERAKLLDGSAEIHSSPGEGTVVEVHIPVV; translated from the coding sequence ATGAGGAATCTGAACATTTTCAAGAAACTGTTCTTTTCGCATACCATCATCGGCTTGCTGGCCATCGTCATGTTGTCGGCCATTGTGTATGTGTTGGTGGGCGAGATCCTTATTCAACGCACGCTCGACCAGTTGTCGTCCATCAACATTTTAAAGAAGGAGCTCATCGAGAACCATTTCTTCCGGTCGCAACAAAACCTGGAAGCGCTTTCACTGGAAGACAAATTCCTGCACGTACGCCAGCGTTTGATCCAGGAGAAAAAAACCGAAGGCGATCACGACCTGTCCGACCTCTACAACATCTGCCGTCTCTACAACTTTCGCAACCTCCACCTCTTCGACGCCGACCACACACAACTCTTCAGCACCGACAGCGCCATGTATCCCGACGGCCTCATGCAACGCGTCGAAACCGTGGTGGCCAAAGAACCCAACCGCCTCTGGATCATCGACGCCTCCCCGGCCATTGGCGACAAACAAACTTTTCTTTTTTACTATGTGCCCATCATGGAAGACCAGAAACGGGCGGGCATCGTGCTGGTGCAGGAGAACTTCGAAAAGATCCAGCGCATTTTGCTGGAGACCACCGGCATGGGCAGCACCGGCGAGTCCTATATCGTGGGCGACGACTACGTGATGCGTTCTACGTCGCGCTTCCTGCTGAATGCGCCGCCCGGATCGGTGCGCGTGGAGACCGATGCTGCGCGGAACTCGTTCAAAGATTTGTCGGGCCGGGGCATCGTGACGGACTATCGCGGCGAGCGCGCCCTGAGCGTGTATCGCGTGGCCGACGTGCCGGGACTCACCTGGGCCATCATTTCGGAGATCGACCTGAGCGAGGCCATGGAGCCGATCATACGGCTGCGCAATTATCTTATCGCGATCACGCTTATCGTCCTGCTCTTTATCCTGGTCGTCACTTATTTTGTCTCCAACGCCATCGCGCAACCCATCCTGCAATTGCGGGAGATCATTGTCACGCTCTCCAAAGGCATGATCCCTTCGGGGAACCGGCGCATCACATCGTCGGACGAGATGGGACAAATGGCGAACGCGATCTACCAGCTCACGGAAGGGCTGGAGCGCACCACCACGTTTGCGAAAGAGATCGGCTCTGGAAATTTCAATACATCGTTCACCACACTCAGCGACAAAGACACCTTGGGCCTGGCCCTCATCCACATGCGCGACGCCTTGCGCGGTATGAACGAGCGCGAATTGAAAAGCGCCCGCGAACGCGCCGCCACCTTGCTGGAAGGCCAGGAGAACGAGCGCCGACGCATCATCAAAGAATTGCACGATGGCGTAGGCCAGTTGCTCACCGCCATCCGCATGCGTGTGGACGCCCTGGAGGGCAACACGGTCTGGAAGGAAGAGATCAAAGGCCACATCAACGACACCATTGCCGAAGTGAAGCGCATTTCCTACAACGTGATGCCGCAGGCGCTCGTGGACTTTGGCCTGGAGGCGGCCTTGAAAGGACTGTGCGACACGGTGAGAAAATATGCAACGTTCACCATCGACTTCCGCTATGTCAAAGAGTTCGAGCACTCCCTCAATTTTGAAGTGAACATCGCCCTGTTCCGCATCGCCCAGGAAGGCCTCAACAATGTGGTGAAACACGCCGAGGCCACCCACGTGAACCTGCACCTGCTCGACAACGAAGACGAGGTCTACATGCTGCTGGAAGACGACGGCAAAGGCTTTGACATGCGCGCCGCGGGCCAACAGGGCGGCCAGGGCCTGCGCAACATCAAAGAACGGGCAAAGCTGCTCGACGGCAGCGCCGAGATCCATTCCTCCCCTGGCGAGGGCACGGTCGTGGAAGTGCACATTCCGGTTGTCTAA
- a CDS encoding PLP-dependent aminotransferase family protein, with amino-acid sequence MNDVLPKPDHKYNAVAERIEALIEKNVLKVGDKLLSVRALSKEQGISLSTAFQAYYLLESKGLVEARPQSGYYVKYSPEHVLDLPRTSEPPDDALPVTIDDMINSVYVDLNSRTLLNFSMAAPAIELLPTAKLNKAVTHVLRESKTSCLHYEHIQGNVALRKQIARQAFNWGGTPSENDIVVTAGCVEALSLCIKAITNPGDAIAIESPTYFAIFQVMQSHGLKVVEIPTDPVLGLDIDYLEQAIPRFNIKACLVVSNFNNPLGSCMPDDRKKRLVDMLAKKEIPLIEDDIYGELYFGKTRPKTCKSFDKKGLVLHCASFSKSLAPGYRIGWTIPGKFKDKVIRLKRMHTVSTNTLAQAAVADFLSKGRFELHLRHLRKALHTQALRYVQAVCEYFPEDTCISRPQGGFTLWIEMNKKINAYKLHKRALKHNIGIAPGQIFSSQGRFENCFRISYGEPWNPKIEEGLKTLGKLMREWR; translated from the coding sequence ATGAACGACGTGTTGCCAAAGCCGGATCATAAATACAATGCCGTGGCCGAGCGCATTGAAGCGCTTATTGAAAAAAATGTGCTGAAGGTCGGCGACAAACTGTTGTCGGTGCGCGCCCTCAGCAAAGAACAGGGCATTAGCCTGAGCACGGCGTTCCAGGCCTACTATTTATTGGAAAGCAAAGGGCTGGTGGAAGCGCGGCCCCAATCCGGCTATTATGTAAAATATTCACCCGAGCATGTGCTCGACCTGCCCCGCACCAGCGAACCGCCTGACGACGCGCTACCCGTCACCATCGACGACATGATCAATAGCGTCTACGTCGACCTCAATTCTCGCACCCTCCTGAATTTTTCCATGGCGGCACCGGCCATCGAGTTGCTGCCCACGGCGAAGCTCAACAAGGCGGTGACCCACGTGCTGCGCGAATCGAAAACAAGTTGCCTGCACTACGAACACATCCAGGGCAACGTGGCCCTGCGAAAACAAATTGCGCGACAAGCATTTAATTGGGGAGGCACACCCAGCGAGAACGACATCGTGGTAACGGCCGGTTGCGTGGAAGCCTTGTCGCTTTGCATCAAGGCCATCACCAACCCAGGCGATGCCATCGCGATAGAGAGCCCAACCTACTTTGCTATTTTCCAGGTGATGCAAAGTCATGGATTGAAGGTGGTGGAGATCCCTACGGATCCGGTGTTGGGCTTGGACATCGACTACCTCGAGCAAGCCATCCCGCGCTTCAACATCAAGGCCTGTTTGGTGGTGAGCAACTTCAACAATCCCTTGGGAAGCTGCATGCCCGACGACCGCAAGAAACGGTTGGTGGACATGCTGGCCAAAAAAGAGATCCCGCTCATCGAAGACGATATTTATGGAGAGCTCTACTTTGGCAAAACCCGCCCCAAGACCTGCAAGAGCTTTGACAAAAAAGGACTGGTGCTGCATTGCGCGTCCTTCTCCAAATCGCTGGCCCCGGGCTACCGCATCGGCTGGACGATCCCCGGCAAATTCAAAGACAAAGTGATCCGCCTCAAGCGCATGCACACCGTCTCCACCAACACGCTGGCCCAGGCAGCCGTGGCCGACTTCCTCAGCAAGGGCCGTTTCGAGTTGCATCTTCGCCACTTGCGCAAAGCGCTTCACACCCAGGCCCTCCGTTATGTGCAGGCCGTCTGCGAATATTTTCCCGAGGACACGTGTATCTCGCGCCCTCAGGGGGGCTTCACGCTGTGGATCGAGATGAATAAAAAAATAAATGCCTACAAGCTTCACAAACGCGCACTGAAACACAACATCGGCATTGCCCCGGGCCAGATCTTTTCTTCACAGGGAAGATTCGAAAATTGCTTCCGCATCAGCTATGGCGAGCCGTGGAATCCGAAAATCGAGGAGGGATTGAAAACACTGGGCAAGTTGATGCGTGAGTGGCGGTGA
- a CDS encoding GNAT family N-acetyltransferase gives MQQLFYIHLVIVRQAIRKDAAALAVLLTQLGYPSPQENLDFVLGKIETYSAETYRLLVGEVDGDVVGFISLHWFQIFHSPGRMGRITAFCVHERVRSKGIGQYILTEAEKFLVAQGCTSVEVTSNLRRLQTHDFYLKHGYAETSKRFIKSLVPKQG, from the coding sequence GTGCAGCAATTATTTTACATTCATCTCGTGATTGTTCGTCAGGCCATCCGGAAAGACGCCGCCGCGCTGGCGGTTTTACTAACGCAACTGGGATACCCATCGCCACAGGAGAACTTGGATTTTGTCCTGGGGAAAATTGAAACGTATAGCGCCGAAACCTACCGGTTGCTCGTCGGCGAAGTAGACGGCGATGTGGTGGGATTTATTTCCCTGCATTGGTTTCAAATCTTTCACTCGCCCGGCAGGATGGGTCGCATCACCGCCTTTTGTGTGCATGAGCGGGTGCGCAGCAAAGGCATCGGTCAATACATACTAACGGAGGCTGAAAAATTTCTGGTTGCCCAGGGATGCACCTCCGTAGAAGTGACCAGCAACCTGCGGCGGCTTCAGACGCATGATTTCTATCTCAAGCACGGCTATGCGGAAACATCGAAGCGGTTTATAAAATCCCTTGTCCCAAAGCAAGGTTAA
- a CDS encoding response regulator: MNKIRLLLADDHPLIRAGFKSMLVKNEHFEIVGEAENGTDLLTLTDELSPDMILTDISMPGMNGLEALQKVKKQYPAIKCIVLTMHEEREYIMNALKTGAEGYLLKSIEGPELEKAILVVFHGGKYFSPLITSILADSVARPELPEVGDITPREKEVLELVAQGKSTKQIADLLGISIRTVESHRINMLKKMKVNNTAELIRKAIEMKILS, from the coding sequence ATGAATAAGATCCGATTGCTGCTAGCCGACGACCACCCGCTGATCCGCGCGGGATTCAAATCCATGCTTGTTAAAAACGAGCACTTCGAAATCGTGGGTGAAGCCGAAAATGGCACCGACCTGCTCACCCTCACCGACGAGCTGTCGCCCGACATGATCCTGACCGATATCAGCATGCCCGGCATGAATGGCCTGGAGGCTTTGCAGAAAGTGAAAAAGCAATACCCCGCCATCAAATGCATCGTGCTGACCATGCACGAGGAACGCGAGTACATCATGAACGCTCTGAAAACCGGCGCCGAAGGCTACCTGCTGAAAAGCATCGAGGGACCCGAGCTGGAAAAGGCCATCCTGGTGGTATTTCACGGCGGCAAATATTTCAGCCCCCTCATCACGTCCATCCTGGCCGATTCCGTGGCCCGCCCCGAACTCCCCGAAGTGGGCGACATCACACCCCGTGAAAAAGAGGTGTTGGAGTTGGTAGCCCAGGGCAAGAGTACCAAACAGATCGCCGACCTGTTGGGCATCAGCATCCGCACGGTGGAGTCGCACCGCATCAACATGTTGAAGAAAATGAAAGTGAACAACACCGCCGAGCTGATCCGCAAGGCCATAGAAATGAAGATCCTTTCCTGA
- a CDS encoding DUF4259 domain-containing protein — protein sequence MGTWGHGNFENDSALDWVGDFEEKPHKDFLEKSIRAVLIPNYIDAHDASVALAALEVVAWANGKPAKDFPNLNIGLKPDDLRPKFDKDFYAACNKAVDTVMRPTNNEIMELWEESGELDEWRKVLEDLRKRIQE from the coding sequence ATGGGAACCTGGGGACATGGAAATTTCGAGAACGACAGCGCGTTGGACTGGGTCGGCGATTTTGAAGAAAAGCCACACAAAGACTTCCTGGAAAAAAGCATCCGGGCCGTCCTGATCCCCAACTACATCGATGCTCACGATGCCAGCGTTGCCCTGGCCGCGCTGGAAGTTGTGGCCTGGGCAAACGGAAAGCCCGCAAAAGATTTCCCCAACCTGAACATCGGGCTTAAACCCGACGACCTGCGTCCGAAATTTGACAAAGATTTTTATGCTGCCTGCAACAAGGCCGTTGACACGGTGATGCGGCCAACAAACAATGAAATTATGGAACTCTGGGAAGAGTCGGGCGAGCTGGACGAGTGGCGGAAAGTGCTGGAAGATCTAAGAAAAAGAATACAGGAATAG
- a CDS encoding bacteriocin immunity protein: MEGKKLSREDLIELARKIINADTETEEEDDELIELFLKSVPDPNASDYFFAEEYDGLTPEQIVDKALAYKP; this comes from the coding sequence ATGGAAGGAAAAAAACTAAGCCGGGAAGACCTCATCGAATTAGCCCGAAAAATTATCAACGCCGATACCGAGACGGAAGAAGAGGATGATGAGTTGATCGAGCTTTTTTTGAAGAGCGTTCCTGATCCCAATGCCAGCGACTATTTTTTTGCCGAAGAATACGACGGCCTCACCCCCGAACAAATTGTCGACAAAGCCCTGGCCTACAAGCCTTGA
- a CDS encoding SemiSWEET transporter: MNTIQLLGLAAGMLTTIAFLPQVIKTWKSRSAKDLSLGMFSLFCLGVALWLAYGILVRDIPVIAANMCTLMLASTLLFFKLRFKE, from the coding sequence ATGAACACGATACAACTTCTTGGACTTGCTGCAGGAATGTTAACGACGATAGCCTTTCTTCCCCAGGTGATCAAAACCTGGAAAAGCCGTTCGGCAAAAGACCTGTCTTTGGGCATGTTTTCACTTTTTTGCCTGGGCGTAGCGTTGTGGCTGGCCTATGGCATCCTGGTACGCGACATCCCTGTGATCGCTGCCAACATGTGCACGCTCATGCTGGCTTCCACCCTTCTTTTCTTCAAGCTCCGCTTCAAAGAGTAA